A region of the Pseudarthrobacter oxydans genome:
GGGTCCAACCTCCAGGCCGTCATCGACGCAGTCAAGGCAGGGGATCTGGACGTGGAAATCGCTGCCGTGGGGGCCGACCGCCCGGGCACGTACGGGGTGGAACGGTCCGCCGCCGCCGGCATTCCCACGTTTGTGGTGGACTTCAAGGCGTACCCGGACCGGGCGCACTGGAACGCGGCGTTGACGGAGGCCGTGGCAGGGTTTGAGCCGGACGTGGTGGTCTCCTCGGGGTTCATGCGGATCGTCAGCCCGGAGTTCATCGAAGCTTTTAACGGCAGGTACCTCAACACGCACCCCGCGTTGCTCCCCGCCTTCCCGGGTGCCCATGGCGTGCGGGACGCGCTGGCCTACGGCGTGAAGGTCACCGGCTGCACGGTGCAC
Encoded here:
- the purN gene encoding phosphoribosylglycinamide formyltransferase; its protein translation is MRIVVLVSGTGSNLQAVIDAVKAGDLDVEIAAVGADRPGTYGVERSAAAGIPTFVVDFKAYPDRAHWNAALTEAVAGFEPDVVVSSGFMRIVSPEFIEAFNGRYLNTHPALLPAFPGAHGVRDALAYGVKVTGCTVHWADAGVDTGPIIAQEAVAIEESDTEETLHERIKVVERRLLVSTLAALAAAALTPPPHPTR